The following proteins are co-located in the Microplitis demolitor isolate Queensland-Clemson2020A chromosome 3, iyMicDemo2.1a, whole genome shotgun sequence genome:
- the LOC103571537 gene encoding facilitated trehalose transporter Tret1, with protein sequence MKSKKTMEVTKSMPPEEPGKYRQFLVAIIVNISSLVYGIMIGWASPTIPLLKSAETPVGQTPLNDDQVSWLISIMCLGGVIVLPLCGWISEKFGRKITGYTMGIPYVTCWLLTLFATNYWYLLIARVFAGFGGAICFFLVPMYVAETAGDSIRGQLGSLMVFSVNIGILMGYVLGAVMSYQLFAISSLILPMVFLGSFAFLPETPSYLVRKDRMNDAAKSLMWLKNGDKSAADRELLRLQSLVKESSDVNEAVGLRDLFRDKATIKGLVIGIMLLCGQQTCGISAMLSYTAMIFQIAGSSLSPNSATIIVGAIQIFGSWLSTVLMERAGRRPLILISCMGMLVCHFILGLFLYLQYKSYDVTSFGWIPLLALSVYAVVYCVGMGPAPFIVAAEVFSPDVASLANTVNMICLFISAFLVMKLFPLLIVILGIYGCFFFLGACCGCTFLFTLFFVPETKGRSIESILDELNGLSGQFKENGYVKAAVDVNEKNLQSSNV encoded by the exons ATGAAATCTAAAAAGACAATGGAAGTTACTAAAAGTATGCCTCCGGAAGAACCAGGGAAATACCGGCAGTTTTTAGTTGCAATTATTG ttaacaTTTCAAGTTTGGTGTATGGAATAATGATCGGATGGGCATCGCCAACAATACCGCTACTGAAAAGTGCCGAAACACCAGTTGGTCAAACACCATTAAATGATGATCAAGTGTCATGGTTAATCAGTATAATGTGTTTAGGTGGTGTTATAGTTCTGCCACTTTGCGGGTGgatatcagaaaaatttggCCGAAAAATAACCGGATACACCATGGGAATTCCTTACGTCACTTGTTGGCTTCTAACACTTTTTGCAACTAATTACTGGTATCTGTTAATCGCGCGAGTTTTTGCGGGTTTCGGCGGTGCAATATGTTTCTTTTTGGTGCCTATGTACGTTGCCGAGACAGCTGGCGACAGTATTAGAGGACAACTTGGTAGTTTGATGGTATTTTCTGTCAACATTGGTATTTTAATGGGATACGTACTCGGAGCTGTCATGTCTTATCAATTATTTGCAATAAGTTCTCTTATCTTGCCTATGGTTTTCCTCGGATCCTTTGCATTTTTGCCCGAAACACCATCCTATCTTGTTCGTAAAGACCGCATGAATGATGCTGCCAA GTCCTTGATGTGGCTGAAAAATGGCGACAAGTCGGCTGCTGACCGTGAATTATTGAGACTCCAATCGCTCGTTAAAGAGTCTTCTGATGTCAATGAAGCCGTAGGACTTAGAGACTTATTCCGAGACAAAGCAACCATCAAAGGTCTGGTCATAGGTATTATGCTATTGTGCGGACAACAGACATGTGGAATTTCGGCTATG CTCTCGTACACAGcaatgatttttcaaattgcCGGAAGTTCACTGAGCCCGAATTCAGCTACAATTATTGTCGGtgctattcaaatatttggaTCTTGGCTCTCAACAGTACTGATGGAACGCGCTGGAAGAAGACCTCTTATTCTTATCTCTTGTATGGGAATGCTTGTTTGTCATTTCATCCTCGGTTTATTCCTCTATTTGCAGTACAAATCGTACGACGTTACGTCATTCGGATGGATTCCATTGCTTGCACTCTCGGTTTACGCAGTTGTTTATTGCGTCGGAATGGGACCCGCCCCCTTTATTGTAGCAGCTGAAGTTTTTAGCCCAGATGTCGCTTCACTTGCTAATACTGTCAATAtgatttgtttgtttatttccgCGTTTTTAGTTATGAAATTGTTCCCtctattaattgttattttggGAATATACGGATGCTTCTTCTTTCTGGGGGCTTGTTGTGGTTGTACCTTTTTATTTACGTTATTTTTTGTACCAGAGACTAAAGGCAGAAGTATTGAATCCATTCTCGATGAACTTAACGGTTTGTCAGGtcaatttaaagaaaatggGTATGTTAAAGCGGCTGTTGatgttaatgaaaaaaatttacagtcgtctaatgtataa
- the LOC103571538 gene encoding protein-L-isoaspartate O-methyltransferase produces MTWHCNGTTNQEMIDKLKEAKILTSDTAEAAMIAIDRGKYCHEPDPYLDRPRRIGYNVTISAPHMHAYALSFLSDHLQSGTRALDVGSGSGYLTACMAHMVGPDGHVVGVEHIPELIEISTRNVLNDHPEYIKEGRVKFVEADGREGYKPGGPYDAIHVGAAADTVPEQLIEQLAPGGRLIVPVVAVEGFQKFQDLLQVDKNHDGLITQTKLMHVSYVPLTDPTSQLQN; encoded by the exons ATGACATGGCACTGCAATGGCACGACGAATCAAGAAAtgatagataaattaaaag aagcAAAGATTCTCACATCTGATACCGCAGAAGCAGCCATGATAGCAATTGATCGTGGCAAATATTGTCATGAACCTGATCCTTATTTAGACCGTCCTCGGAGAATAGGCTACAATGTGACAATCAGTGCTCCGCATAtg catGCATATGCGTTATCATTTCTGAGTGATCATCTGCAGAGTGGCACACGTGCATTAGATGTTGGATCTGGTTCTGGATATTTGACTGCGTGTATGGCTCACATGGTTGGACCTGACGGTCATGTTGTCGGTGTCGAACATATACCCGAACTGATTGAAATATCAACGAGAAATGTTCTCAATGATCATCCGGAGTATATTAAAGAAGGCCGTGTAAAATTCGTag AGGCGGATGGTCGAGAAGGATATAAACCTGGAGGACCTTATGATGCTATTCATGTTGGAGCTGCTGCTGATACTGTACCTGaacaa ttaatcGAACAATTAGCGCCTGGTGGGCGTTTGATCGTGCCTGTAGTAGCTGTTGAAgggtttcaaaaatttcaagatcttCTACAAGTGGATAAGAATCATGATGGATTAATAACACAAACAAAATTAATGCACGTTTCTTACGTGCCTTTAACCGACCCTACCagtcaattacaaaattaa